One Staphylococcus simiae genomic region harbors:
- the mraZ gene encoding division/cell wall cluster transcriptional repressor MraZ — MFMGEYDHQLDTKGRMIIPSKFRYDLNERFIITRGLDKCLFGYTLDEWQQIEEKMKTLPMTKKDARKFMRMFFSGAVEVELDKQGRINIPQNLRKYANLNKECTVIGVSNRIEIWDRETWNDFYEESEESFEDIAEDLIDFDF; from the coding sequence ATGTTCATGGGAGAATACGATCATCAATTAGATACAAAAGGACGTATGATTATACCGTCCAAGTTTCGTTATGATTTAAATGAACGTTTTATTATCACTAGAGGCCTAGATAAATGTTTATTTGGTTATACTTTAGATGAATGGCAACAGATAGAAGAGAAAATGAAAACCTTACCTATGACAAAAAAAGACGCACGTAAGTTTATGCGTATGTTCTTCTCTGGTGCTGTTGAAGTAGAACTTGATAAACAAGGACGTATAAATATTCCTCAAAATTTGAGGAAGTACGCTAACTTAAATAAAGAATGTACAGTAATAGGTGTTTCAAATCGTATTGAGATTTGGGATAGAGAGACTTGGAATGATTTCTATGAAGAATCTGAAGAAAGTTTCGAAGATATTGCTGAAGATTTAATAGATTTTGATTTTTAA
- the rsmH gene encoding 16S rRNA (cytosine(1402)-N(4))-methyltransferase RsmH, with the protein MFHHISVMLNETIDYLNVKEDGVYIDCTLGGAGHALYLLNQLSDEGKLIAIDQDQTAIDNAKEVLKDHLHKVIFVHSNFRELKNILNNLNIEKVNGIYYDLGVSSPQLDIPERGFSYHHDATLDMRMDQTQSLSAYEVVNEWSYEALVKIFYRYGEEKFSKQVARRIEAHREQQPITTTLELVDIIKEGIPAKARRKGGHPAKRIFQALRIAVNDELAAFEDSLEQAIELVDVGGRISVITFHSLEDRLCKQMFQEYEKGPEVPRGLPIIPEEYTPKLKRVNRKPITATDEDLDDNNRARSAKLRVAEILK; encoded by the coding sequence GTGTTTCATCATATTAGCGTAATGTTAAACGAAACCATTGATTATTTAAATGTTAAAGAAGATGGTGTGTACATTGACTGTACGCTAGGTGGAGCCGGACATGCCCTTTACTTATTAAATCAATTAAGTGACGAAGGAAAATTGATTGCAATTGATCAAGATCAAACAGCGATTGATAATGCTAAAGAAGTATTAAAAGATCATTTACATAAAGTGATTTTTGTACATAGTAATTTTCGTGAGCTTAAGAACATTTTAAATAATTTAAACATTGAAAAAGTAAATGGAATTTATTATGACCTTGGTGTCTCTAGTCCGCAATTAGATATACCAGAAAGAGGATTTAGTTATCATCACGATGCAACTTTAGATATGCGTATGGATCAAACACAATCATTAAGTGCATATGAAGTTGTTAATGAGTGGAGTTATGAAGCTTTAGTTAAAATATTTTATCGCTACGGTGAAGAGAAATTTTCTAAACAAGTAGCAAGAAGAATTGAAGCACATCGTGAACAACAACCGATAACAACCACTTTAGAATTGGTCGATATTATTAAAGAAGGGATACCAGCTAAAGCGAGAAGAAAAGGTGGTCATCCAGCGAAACGTATATTCCAAGCTTTAAGAATTGCAGTTAATGATGAATTAGCAGCATTCGAGGACTCGCTTGAACAAGCAATTGAATTAGTTGATGTAGGTGGAAGAATTTCAGTAATTACTTTCCATTCACTAGAAGATCGATTATGCAAACAAATGTTCCAAGAGTATGAAAAAGGTCCTGAAGTTCCAAGAGGATTACCAATCATTCCTGAAGAATATACACCGAAATTAAAACGTGTTAACCGTAAACCAATAACTGCAACTGATGAAGATTTAGATGATAACAATAGAGCGCGTAGTGCAAAGTTACGTGTAGCAGAAATACTTAAATAA
- the ftsL gene encoding cell division protein FtsL, producing the protein MAVEKVYQPYDEQVYTSVPQQQPQSRPQKKTVTKKVVVQLTRFEKILYISLITVIAMLSIYMLSLKMDAYDTRGKIADLDYKIEKQSSENSALQSEIKKNSSYERIYEKAKKQGMSLDNDNVKVVRSNGEAKN; encoded by the coding sequence ATGGCTGTAGAAAAAGTATACCAACCATATGATGAACAAGTTTATACTAGTGTCCCACAGCAACAACCCCAAAGCAGACCTCAAAAGAAGACTGTTACCAAAAAGGTAGTTGTTCAATTAACGAGATTTGAGAAAATTTTATACATATCTTTAATAACTGTAATTGCTATGTTAAGTATTTATATGCTATCTTTAAAAATGGATGCGTACGATACGCGAGGAAAAATTGCAGATTTAGATTATAAAATAGAAAAACAATCAAGTGAAAATAGCGCTTTACAATCTGAAATTAAAAAAAATTCTTCTTATGAACGCATATACGAAAAGGCTAAGAAGCAAGGAATGAGCCTTGATAACGATAATGTAAAGGTAGTGCGTAGTAATGGCGAAGCAAAAAATTAA
- a CDS encoding penicillin-binding protein codes for MAKQKIKIKKNKIGAVLLVGLFGLLFFILILRMSYIMITGHSNGQNLVMKANEKYLVKNAEQPERGKIYDRNGKVLAEDVERYKLVAVVDKKASENAKKPRHVVDKAETAKKLAKVIDMKPEEIEKRLKQKNAFQVEFGQKGTNLTYQDKLKVEKMKLPGITLLPETERFYPNGNFASHLIGMAQKNPDTGELRGALGVEKIFDSYLSGSQGSLKYIHDIWGYIAPNTKKEQQPKRGDDVHLTIDSNIQVFVEEALDGMVERYNPKDLFAVVMDAKTGEILAYSQRPTFNPETGKDFGKKWANDLYQTTYEPGSTFKSFGLAAAIQEGEFKPNEKYKSGYRDIMGSRISDWNKVGWGEIPMTLGFTYSSNTLMMHLQDLVGADKMKSWYERFGFGESTNGMFDGEAPGKIAWSNELQQKTSSFGQSTTVTPAQMIQAQSAFFNNGNMLKPWFVDSIKNPVTKKSYYKGEKTYAGKPITKDTADKVEKQLDLVVNSEKSHAANYRVDGYDIEGKTGTAQVADPDGGGYVKGANPYFVSFMGDAPKKNPKVIVYAGMSLAQKNDTEAYEMGVSKAFNPIMENTLKYLNVGKDKDTASKADYSKVPNVEGLDLQKAKDSVNAKTIDPVIIGSGNQIKSQSVTADTKVLPHSKLLLLTDGDITMPDMTGWTKEDVIAFENLTSIDVKIKGSGFVSHQSVTKGQKVSDKDKLEVELSAENIDSNTESSSESTSDNKHKSGSSSDKDKSE; via the coding sequence ATGGCGAAGCAAAAAATTAAAATTAAGAAAAATAAAATAGGGGCAGTCCTACTTGTTGGTTTATTCGGACTGCTCTTTTTTATATTGATTTTAAGAATGTCATATATCATGATTACTGGACATTCAAATGGACAAAACTTAGTGATGAAAGCTAACGAAAAGTATTTAGTTAAAAATGCTGAACAACCTGAACGAGGTAAAATTTACGATCGTAATGGCAAAGTGTTAGCCGAAGATGTGGAACGGTATAAATTAGTTGCAGTTGTTGATAAAAAGGCGAGTGAGAATGCAAAGAAACCAAGGCATGTTGTTGATAAAGCTGAAACAGCTAAAAAATTAGCAAAAGTTATTGACATGAAACCTGAAGAAATTGAGAAACGGTTAAAACAAAAAAATGCTTTCCAAGTTGAATTTGGCCAGAAAGGAACAAATTTAACTTATCAAGATAAATTAAAAGTCGAAAAAATGAAATTACCTGGTATTACTTTATTACCTGAAACTGAAAGATTTTATCCTAATGGCAATTTCGCATCACATCTCATTGGTATGGCACAAAAAAATCCTGATACTGGAGAGTTACGAGGTGCACTTGGTGTTGAAAAAATATTTGATAGTTATTTAAGTGGTTCACAAGGGTCACTAAAATATATACATGATATATGGGGCTATATTGCACCTAACACTAAGAAAGAACAGCAACCAAAACGTGGTGACGATGTTCATTTAACAATAGATTCAAATATACAAGTGTTTGTTGAAGAAGCTTTAGATGGCATGGTTGAGCGTTATAATCCCAAAGATTTATTTGCTGTCGTCATGGATGCTAAAACAGGTGAAATATTAGCATATAGTCAACGACCAACATTTAATCCTGAAACAGGTAAAGATTTTGGTAAAAAGTGGGCTAATGATTTATATCAAACAACTTATGAACCTGGTTCAACATTTAAGTCATTCGGATTAGCAGCAGCGATACAAGAGGGCGAATTCAAACCAAATGAAAAATATAAATCCGGATATAGAGATATTATGGGATCGAGAATTTCTGACTGGAATAAAGTTGGTTGGGGAGAAATACCGATGACACTTGGATTCACTTATTCATCGAATACTTTAATGATGCATTTACAAGATTTAGTAGGTGCAGATAAAATGAAATCATGGTACGAAAGATTTGGTTTCGGAGAATCTACTAATGGCATGTTTGATGGTGAAGCTCCTGGGAAAATTGCTTGGAGTAATGAATTACAACAAAAAACATCATCCTTTGGTCAATCAACTACCGTTACACCAGCGCAAATGATTCAAGCGCAATCAGCATTTTTCAATAATGGTAATATGTTAAAACCATGGTTTGTTGACAGCATTAAAAACCCAGTTACTAAAAAAAGTTACTATAAAGGGGAAAAAACATATGCTGGTAAACCTATTACGAAAGATACAGCTGATAAAGTAGAAAAACAACTAGACTTAGTAGTCAATAGTGAGAAGAGTCATGCGGCAAACTATCGAGTAGATGGTTATGATATTGAAGGTAAGACTGGTACTGCACAAGTTGCAGATCCAGATGGTGGTGGATATGTTAAAGGTGCTAACCCTTATTTTGTAAGTTTCATGGGAGATGCACCTAAGAAAAATCCTAAAGTTATCGTTTATGCAGGTATGAGTTTAGCTCAAAAAAATGATACTGAAGCTTATGAAATGGGTGTAAGTAAAGCATTTAATCCTATTATGGAAAATACACTTAAATATTTAAATGTCGGTAAAGATAAAGATACCGCTTCAAAAGCTGATTATAGTAAAGTTCCGAATGTTGAAGGTTTAGATTTACAAAAAGCCAAAGATAGCGTTAATGCTAAAACTATCGACCCGGTTATCATAGGTTCTGGTAATCAAATTAAATCACAATCAGTGACTGCTGATACGAAAGTATTACCTCATAGTAAACTTCTATTGCTTACTGATGGAGATATCACTATGCCTGATATGACTGGTTGGACAAAAGAGGATGTAATTGCTTTTGAAAACCTTACTAGTATAGATGTAAAAATTAAAGGTAGTGGTTTTGTGTCACATCAATCAGTAACAAAAGGACAAAAAGTAAGCGATAAAGATAAATTAGAAGTAGAACTTTCAGCAGAGAATATAGACAGCAATACAGAAAGTAGTTCTGAAAGCACATCAGACAACAAACATAAATCTGGTAGTAGTTCTGACAAAGATAAGTCTGAATAA
- the mraY gene encoding phospho-N-acetylmuramoyl-pentapeptide-transferase, with the protein MIFVYALIALIITFVLVPVLIPTLKRMKFGQSIREEGPKSHMKKTGTPTMGGLTFLLSIIITSIIAIIFVDQSSPIILLLFVTIGFGLIGFIDDYIIVVKKNNQGLTSKQKFLAQIGIAIIFFILSNVFHLVNFSTSIHIPFTNAAIPLSFAYVIFIIFWQVGFSNAVNLTDGLDGLATGLSIIGFIMYAIMSFVLGATSIGIFCIIMVFALLGFLPYNINPAKVFMGDTGSLALGGIFATISIMLNQELSLIFIGLVFVIETLSVMLQVASYKLTRKRLFKMSPIHHHFELVGWSEWKVVTVFWTVGLISGLIGLWIGVH; encoded by the coding sequence ATGATTTTTGTATACGCATTAATAGCACTAATAATAACATTTGTATTGGTGCCAGTATTGATACCAACTTTAAAAAGAATGAAATTTGGACAAAGCATTAGAGAAGAAGGACCGAAAAGTCACATGAAGAAAACAGGGACACCAACAATGGGTGGGTTAACGTTCTTGTTGAGTATTATCATCACTTCCATTATCGCGATTATATTTGTTGATCAATCAAGCCCAATTATTTTATTGTTATTTGTCACAATTGGCTTTGGTTTAATTGGTTTTATTGATGATTATATTATAGTAGTTAAGAAAAATAATCAGGGGTTAACTAGTAAACAAAAGTTTTTAGCTCAAATTGGTATTGCGATTATTTTCTTTATTTTAAGCAATGTCTTCCACTTAGTGAATTTTTCAACAAGTATACATATACCATTCACTAATGCAGCAATTCCATTATCATTTGCTTATGTCATCTTCATTATATTTTGGCAAGTAGGCTTTTCTAATGCTGTTAACCTAACAGACGGATTAGATGGTTTAGCAACAGGATTATCTATCATTGGTTTTATCATGTATGCCATTATGAGTTTTGTTTTAGGTGCGACTTCAATAGGTATTTTCTGTATTATTATGGTATTTGCCTTATTAGGTTTCTTACCGTATAACATTAACCCAGCTAAAGTATTTATGGGAGATACTGGTAGTCTTGCTCTTGGTGGGATATTTGCTACTATTTCTATTATGCTTAATCAAGAATTATCATTAATTTTTATAGGGTTAGTATTTGTTATCGAAACGTTATCAGTTATGTTACAAGTAGCTTCATACAAATTAACTAGAAAACGTTTATTCAAAATGAGTCCAATACACCATCACTTTGAATTAGTGGGATGGAGTGAATGGAAAGTAGTTACTGTTTTTTGGACAGTAGGATTAATTTCAGGTCTAATTGGATTATGGATTGGAGTGCACTAA
- the murD gene encoding UDP-N-acetylmuramoyl-L-alanine--D-glutamate ligase produces MLNYKGLENQEVLVVGLAKSGYEAAKLLNKLGANVTVNDGKDLTHDAHAKDLEAMGIKVVSGHHPLSLLDKNPIIVKNPGIPYTVSIIDEAVKRHLKILTEVELSYLISEAPIIAVTGTNGKTTVTSLIGDMFQKSKLTGRLSGNIGFVASKVAQEVKPSDYLITELSSFQLLGIEQYRPHIAIITNIYSAHLDYHENLENYQNAKKQIYKNQTENDYLICNYHQRQLIESENLKAKTLYFSTEQEVDGIYIKDDFIVYKGVRIINTQDLVLPGEHNLENILAAVLASILAGVPIKAIVDSLTTFSGIEHRLQYVGTNRTNKYYNDSKATNTLATQFALSSFNQPIIWLCGGLDRGNEFDELIPYMTNVRVMVVFGETKDKFAKLGSSQGKSVIEANDVQDAVDKVQEIVEPNDVVLLSPACASWDQYSTFEERGEKFIESFRAHLPSY; encoded by the coding sequence TTGCTTAATTATAAAGGATTAGAAAATCAAGAAGTTTTGGTTGTAGGTTTAGCTAAAAGTGGCTATGAAGCTGCAAAATTGCTCAATAAATTAGGAGCTAATGTCACTGTTAATGATGGCAAAGATTTAACACATGATGCACATGCTAAAGATTTAGAAGCAATGGGAATTAAAGTGGTGAGTGGACATCATCCGTTATCATTATTAGACAAAAATCCCATTATTGTAAAAAATCCTGGTATCCCATATACAGTTTCTATTATTGATGAAGCAGTTAAACGTCACTTGAAAATATTAACAGAAGTAGAATTAAGTTATTTGATATCTGAAGCGCCCATTATTGCGGTAACTGGAACTAACGGTAAAACAACTGTAACATCATTGATTGGTGATATGTTTCAAAAAAGTAAATTGACAGGCAGATTATCAGGAAATATTGGTTTTGTCGCATCAAAAGTAGCTCAAGAAGTTAAACCTTCAGATTATTTGATAACTGAATTATCATCATTTCAACTTTTAGGTATTGAACAATATAGACCACATATAGCAATTATTACTAATATTTATTCAGCTCATTTAGATTATCATGAAAATTTGGAGAATTATCAAAATGCTAAAAAGCAAATCTATAAAAATCAAACAGAAAATGATTATTTAATTTGTAATTATCATCAACGACAACTTATTGAGTCAGAAAATTTGAAAGCAAAAACATTGTACTTCTCAACAGAACAAGAAGTAGATGGTATATATATTAAAGATGATTTTATAGTTTATAAAGGTGTCAGAATTATAAATACTCAAGATCTAGTTTTACCTGGTGAACATAATTTAGAAAATATTTTAGCAGCAGTATTAGCTTCAATATTAGCTGGTGTTCCAATAAAAGCAATTGTTGATAGTTTAACTACATTTTCAGGTATTGAGCATCGTTTACAATATGTCGGTACTAATCGAACAAATAAATATTATAACGATTCCAAGGCTACTAATACATTAGCTACACAATTTGCTTTAAGTTCATTTAACCAACCAATTATTTGGTTATGTGGTGGATTAGATAGAGGCAATGAATTTGATGAATTAATACCTTATATGACAAATGTACGTGTAATGGTAGTATTTGGAGAAACTAAAGACAAATTTGCGAAACTTGGATCTAGTCAAGGTAAATCAGTTATAGAAGCAAATGATGTCCAAGATGCTGTCGATAAAGTACAGGAAATTGTTGAACCTAATGATGTCGTCTTGTTATCTCCAGCTTGTGCAAGTTGGGATCAATATAGCACTTTTGAAGAGCGTGGAGAGAAATTTATTGAAAGTTTCCGTGCCCATTTGCCATCATATTAA
- a CDS encoding cell division protein FtsQ/DivIB, which yields MDDKSNNEQHNNNGDEMELFTRNKSKKRRQRKRQVSSEGEIQSTTSHEVAEKFDEDIYLINRDFKGQESDQLQDDNSEDIKSNELNHYQGVVSQRDDISQETQDNHDDHQSDSSYTTDEKNDKDKKQSKVTHITPLTLEEKRKIRRRRQRRIQYSIITLLILLIAIILIYMFSPLSKISHVNISGNQHVSTSQVNKILNVDSNSRMYTYSKRKAIDHLKDNPLIKDAEISKKLPNTLNVTIHENSIVALVKVKGKYVPLLESGKTLKASDDVKINDVPIIDGFKGDKEDDIIKALSDMSQTTRQYIAEVTYAPNKNKQNRIELFTTDGLQVVGDISSIANKMKYYPQMSQSLSRDTSGNLKTKGYIDLSVGASFIPYRGNTSQQSESDKNVSKSSQAESQAKEELQNVLNKINDSSKKNN from the coding sequence ATGGATGATAAATCAAATAACGAGCAACATAATAATAACGGCGATGAAATGGAATTATTTACACGAAATAAGTCTAAAAAACGACGTCAACGTAAACGCCAAGTGTCATCTGAAGGTGAAATTCAAAGTACAACATCACATGAAGTAGCAGAAAAGTTTGATGAAGATATTTATTTGATAAATAGAGATTTTAAGGGACAAGAAAGTGATCAACTACAAGATGACAATAGTGAAGACATCAAATCCAATGAGTTAAATCATTACCAAGGTGTTGTTAGTCAAAGAGACGACATTTCACAAGAAACACAGGATAACCATGATGACCATCAATCTGATTCATCATATACAACTGATGAGAAGAACGATAAAGATAAAAAACAAAGTAAAGTAACGCATATTACACCATTAACTTTAGAAGAAAAAAGAAAAATAAGAAGGCGTAGACAACGTAGGATACAATACAGCATTATAACGTTACTAATTTTACTAATAGCTATTATTTTAATTTATATGTTTTCACCGCTAAGTAAGATTTCACATGTGAATATCAGTGGTAATCAACATGTTAGTACATCTCAAGTGAATAAAATATTAAATGTTGACAGTAATTCTCGCATGTATACTTATAGTAAGCGTAAAGCTATTGATCATTTAAAGGATAATCCACTAATTAAAGATGCTGAAATTAGTAAAAAACTTCCTAATACACTTAATGTTACAATCCATGAAAATTCTATCGTTGCATTAGTCAAAGTTAAAGGGAAGTATGTACCATTATTAGAAAGTGGTAAAACATTAAAAGCATCTGATGATGTTAAAATTAATGATGTACCTATCATCGATGGGTTTAAAGGAGATAAGGAAGACGATATCATTAAAGCATTATCTGATATGTCACAAACGACACGTCAATATATTGCAGAAGTTACTTATGCGCCTAATAAAAATAAACAAAATCGCATAGAATTATTTACTACTGATGGCTTACAAGTTGTTGGTGATATTTCATCTATAGCTAATAAAATGAAATATTATCCACAAATGTCCCAGTCATTATCAAGAGATACTTCAGGTAATTTGAAGACTAAAGGATATATCGATTTATCTGTAGGTGCGTCATTCATTCCTTATCGCGGCAATACGTCGCAACAATCTGAAAGTGATAAGAATGTTAGCAAATCATCTCAAGCAGAAAGCCAGGCAAAAGAAGAACTTCAAAACGTTTTAAACAAGATAAATGATTCATCAAAAAAGAATAATTAA
- the ftsA gene encoding cell division protein FtsA, with the protein MEEHYYVSIDIGSSSVKTIVGEKFHNGINVIGTGQTYTSGIKNGLIDDFDIARQAVKDTIKKASIASGVDIKEVFLKLPIIGTEVYDESNEIDFYEDTEINGSHIEKVLEDIREKNDVPETEVINVFPIRFIVDKENEVSDPKELIARHSLKVDAGVIAIQKSILINMIKCVEACGVDVLDVYSDAYNYGSILTATEKELGACVIDIGEDLTQIAFYERGELVDADSIEMAGRDITDDIAQGLNTSYETAEKVKHQYGHAFYDSASDQDIFTVEQVDSDETVQYTQKELSDFIEARVEDIFFEVFDVLQELGLTKVNGGFVVTGGSANLLGVKELLQDMVSEKVRIHTPSQMGIRKPEFSSAISTISSSIAFDELLDYVTINYHDNEETEEDVIEENSNNDSKSSGFDWFKRKPNKKETHDNDVETSEEELYETQDSQHEHNRDNAKGKDNEESKFKKLMKSLFE; encoded by the coding sequence ATGGAAGAACATTATTACGTAAGTATAGATATTGGATCATCAAGCGTAAAAACAATAGTAGGCGAGAAATTTCACAATGGTATAAATGTGATAGGTACAGGACAAACCTACACAAGCGGTATTAAGAACGGATTAATTGATGACTTTGATATTGCGCGACAAGCAGTTAAAGACACAATTAAGAAGGCTTCTATTGCTTCAGGTGTAGACATTAAAGAAGTATTCCTTAAATTACCTATCATTGGAACAGAAGTATATGACGAATCAAATGAAATTGATTTTTATGAAGACACAGAAATTAATGGATCACATATTGAAAAAGTATTAGAAGACATTAGAGAAAAAAATGATGTCCCAGAGACTGAAGTTATCAATGTGTTTCCTATTCGTTTTATTGTCGATAAAGAAAATGAGGTTTCAGACCCAAAAGAATTAATTGCTAGACATTCACTAAAAGTGGATGCAGGTGTTATTGCAATTCAAAAATCAATATTAATTAACATGATAAAGTGTGTAGAAGCATGTGGCGTAGATGTATTGGATGTTTATTCTGATGCTTATAACTATGGTTCAATTTTAACAGCTACTGAAAAAGAACTTGGTGCATGTGTCATCGATATTGGTGAAGATTTAACTCAAATAGCGTTTTATGAACGAGGCGAGCTAGTAGATGCAGATTCAATTGAGATGGCTGGTCGTGATATTACTGATGATATTGCACAAGGCTTAAATACTTCTTATGAAACTGCTGAAAAAGTGAAACATCAATATGGTCATGCATTCTATGATTCAGCATCAGATCAAGACATATTTACTGTTGAACAAGTTGATAGCGATGAAACAGTACAATATACTCAAAAAGAATTGAGTGACTTTATCGAGGCACGAGTAGAAGACATATTCTTTGAAGTATTCGATGTCTTACAAGAACTAGGTTTAACTAAAGTTAATGGTGGTTTTGTTGTAACTGGTGGCTCTGCTAATTTATTAGGAGTAAAAGAACTATTACAAGATATGGTTAGTGAAAAAGTTAGAATTCACACACCATCTCAAATGGGTATTAGAAAACCGGAATTTTCTTCTGCAATTTCTACAATTTCTAGTAGTATCGCTTTCGATGAATTGTTAGATTATGTTACAATAAATTATCATGATAATGAAGAAACTGAAGAGGACGTTATAGAAGAAAATAGCAATAACGATTCTAAATCTAGTGGATTTGATTGGTTTAAACGTAAGCCTAATAAAAAAGAAACTCATGACAATGATGTAGAAACTTCAGAAGAAGAGTTGTATGAAACTCAAGATAGTCAGCATGAACATAACCGTGATAATGCAAAAGGTAAAGACAATGAAGAAAGTAAATTCAAAAAATTAATGAAATCTTTATTTGAATAA
- the ftsZ gene encoding cell division protein FtsZ encodes MLEFEQGFNHLATLKVIGVGGGGNNAVNRMIDHGMNNVEFIAINTDGQALNLSKAESKIQIGEKLTRGLGAGANPEIGKKAAEESREQIEDAIQGADMVFVTSGMGGGTGTGAAPVVAKIAKEMGALTVGVVTRPFSFEGRKRQTQAAAGVESMKAAVDTLIVIPNDRLLDIVDKSTPMMEAFKEADNVLRQGVQGISDLIAVSGEVNLDFADVKTIMSNQGSALMGIGVSSGENRAVEAAKKAISSPLLETSIVGAQGVLMNITGGESLSLFEAQEAADIVQDAADEDVNMIFGTVINPELQDEIVVTVIATGFDDKPAAHGRKSGSTGFGASAATPSNSSKEEPYTTNTSSIQASDSASERTHTTKDDDIPSFIRNREERRSRRTRR; translated from the coding sequence ATGTTAGAATTTGAACAAGGATTTAACCATTTAGCGACTTTAAAGGTCATTGGTGTAGGTGGAGGCGGAAATAACGCTGTTAACCGTATGATCGACCATGGAATGAATAATGTTGAATTTATTGCAATCAACACAGATGGTCAAGCTTTAAACTTATCTAAAGCTGAATCTAAAATCCAAATCGGTGAGAAATTAACACGTGGATTAGGTGCAGGAGCAAATCCAGAAATTGGTAAAAAAGCTGCTGAGGAATCTCGTGAACAAATTGAAGATGCTATCCAAGGTGCAGATATGGTATTTGTTACTTCTGGTATGGGTGGTGGAACTGGTACAGGTGCTGCACCAGTTGTAGCTAAAATAGCTAAAGAAATGGGAGCTTTAACAGTTGGTGTTGTTACTCGCCCATTTAGTTTCGAAGGACGTAAACGTCAAACACAAGCAGCTGCAGGTGTAGAATCAATGAAAGCTGCAGTAGATACATTAATCGTAATACCTAATGATCGTTTATTAGATATCGTTGATAAATCTACGCCTATGATGGAAGCATTTAAAGAAGCTGATAATGTGTTACGTCAAGGTGTACAAGGTATTTCTGATTTAATTGCAGTTTCAGGTGAAGTAAACTTAGACTTTGCTGACGTTAAGACAATTATGTCTAATCAAGGTTCAGCATTAATGGGTATTGGTGTTTCATCTGGTGAAAATAGAGCTGTTGAAGCTGCTAAAAAAGCAATTTCTTCACCATTACTTGAAACTTCAATCGTTGGAGCTCAAGGCGTTCTTATGAATATTACAGGTGGAGAATCATTATCATTATTCGAAGCACAAGAAGCTGCTGATATTGTTCAAGATGCTGCTGATGAAGATGTTAATATGATTTTTGGTACAGTAATTAATCCAGAATTACAAGATGAAATTGTTGTAACAGTTATTGCTACTGGATTCGATGATAAACCTGCTGCTCATGGTCGTAAATCTGGCTCAACTGGATTTGGTGCAAGCGCTGCAACACCTTCTAATTCAAGTAAAGAAGAACCATATACTACTAATACATCAAGCATTCAAGCAAGTGATAGTGCAAGCGAAAGAACTCATACTACTAAAGATGATGATATTCCAAGCTTTATTAGAAATAGAGAAGAAAGACGTTCTAGAAGAACAAGACGTTAA